A window of Alicyclobacillus vulcanalis contains these coding sequences:
- a CDS encoding acyl-CoA dehydrogenase family protein, with translation MENKTIVKGGAFVIEELEPTAIVTPEGFTEEQKMIAETTKNFIESGVVPHHEEIESLNYELTVKLLRKAADLGLLSAEVPEAYGGLGLDKVSATLINEHVSRGGSFGLSFGAHTGIGTLPIVYFGNEEQKKKYLPKLATGEWIGAYCLTEPNSGSDALGARTTATLSEDGKYYILNGTKQYITNAGFADVFVVYAKVDGQHFSAFIVERTMPGVSFGPEEQKMGIKGSSTRQVILEDVKVPVENLLFEIGKGHQIAFNILNIGRFKLGAGALGGSKIALETSAKYANERKQFGKKLSEFPLIQRKLARMNTQIYALESVVYRTAGLLDAILETVDVTKPDSGVQSAKAIAEYAIECSINKVFGSEVLDFVVDEAVQIHGGAGFIKEYGVEQMYRDARINRIFEGTNEINRMLIPGTMLRRAMKGELPLFQKAQALQAELMQMVPGLTPPEGVLAEEKQLIENMKKVFLMVGGLAAQALQARVNDEQEILANLADIAIQAFAAESAYLRAMQQVASAGESQAALKIAMTRAFVQDAIAKVEQAAKESLAHVSQGDALKMQLSILKRLTRRSEVDVIALDRQIAERVIEAEGYVC, from the coding sequence ATGGAAAACAAGACGATTGTCAAAGGTGGCGCGTTCGTCATCGAGGAGCTTGAACCGACGGCCATCGTGACGCCCGAGGGCTTCACCGAAGAACAGAAGATGATTGCGGAGACGACGAAGAACTTCATCGAATCGGGGGTCGTGCCGCATCACGAGGAGATTGAATCGCTGAACTACGAGCTCACGGTGAAATTGCTGCGCAAGGCCGCCGATCTCGGCCTGTTGTCCGCCGAGGTTCCGGAGGCCTACGGAGGACTCGGCCTTGACAAGGTGAGCGCGACGCTGATCAACGAGCACGTGTCGCGCGGCGGATCGTTCGGCCTGTCGTTCGGCGCGCATACCGGCATTGGGACGCTGCCCATCGTCTACTTCGGCAACGAGGAGCAGAAGAAGAAGTACCTGCCCAAGCTCGCGACCGGCGAGTGGATCGGCGCGTACTGCTTGACGGAGCCCAACTCCGGTTCCGACGCGCTCGGCGCCCGGACGACGGCGACGCTGTCGGAGGACGGCAAGTATTACATCCTGAATGGGACGAAGCAATACATCACGAACGCCGGTTTTGCCGATGTATTCGTGGTCTACGCGAAGGTCGACGGGCAGCACTTCAGCGCGTTCATCGTCGAGCGCACGATGCCCGGCGTGAGCTTCGGACCAGAGGAGCAGAAGATGGGCATTAAGGGCTCGTCGACGCGCCAGGTCATTCTGGAAGACGTCAAGGTGCCGGTCGAGAATCTGCTGTTTGAAATCGGCAAAGGGCATCAGATTGCGTTCAATATCTTGAACATTGGCCGCTTCAAGCTGGGTGCGGGTGCGCTTGGCGGATCGAAGATTGCGCTCGAGACGTCGGCGAAATACGCGAACGAACGCAAGCAGTTCGGCAAGAAACTGTCGGAGTTCCCGCTGATTCAGCGCAAACTGGCCCGGATGAACACGCAAATCTACGCGCTGGAGAGCGTCGTGTACCGGACCGCTGGACTGCTCGATGCCATTCTCGAGACGGTCGACGTGACCAAGCCGGACTCCGGGGTTCAGTCGGCCAAGGCCATCGCTGAGTATGCGATTGAGTGCTCCATCAACAAAGTGTTTGGCTCCGAGGTCCTTGACTTCGTGGTGGATGAGGCCGTGCAAATTCACGGTGGCGCGGGGTTCATCAAAGAGTACGGCGTCGAACAGATGTATCGGGATGCGCGCATCAATCGCATTTTCGAGGGCACGAACGAGATCAACCGGATGCTCATTCCTGGCACGATGCTGCGCCGCGCGATGAAGGGCGAGCTGCCGCTATTCCAAAAGGCGCAGGCGCTCCAGGCGGAGCTGATGCAGATGGTGCCGGGCCTCACGCCGCCTGAGGGTGTGCTGGCTGAGGAGAAGCAGCTCATCGAGAACATGAAGAAGGTCTTCCTCATGGTCGGCGGCTTGGCTGCGCAAGCGCTGCAGGCCCGCGTGAACGACGAGCAGGAGATCTTGGCCAACCTGGCGGATATCGCGATCCAGGCGTTCGCGGCGGAGAGCGCCTACCTGCGCGCGATGCAGCAAGTGGCTTCTGCGGGTGAGTCGCAGGCCGCGCTGAAGATCGCCATGACCCGCGCGTTTGTCCAAGACGCCATTGCGAAGGTCGAACAGGCGGCCAAGGAGAGCCTGGCCCACGTGAGCCAGGGCGACGCGCTGAAGATGCAACTGTCCATCCTGAAGCGGCTGACGCGCCGTTCGGAAGTCGACGTGATCGCGCTCGACCGCCAGATTGCAGAACGCGTGATTGAAGCTGAAGGTTACGTCTGCTGA
- a CDS encoding acetyl-CoA C-acyltransferase produces MREAVIVSVARTPVGKAKRGVFRHTRVEDLGRHAVKAAVERAEGLDPAEIEDVVLGCAMPEGEQGLNVARIISLYSGLPQSVPAMTINRFCSSGLQAIAIAAERVMLGHAEVALAGGVETMSHVPMSGFKPSPHPDILLEMPDIYISMGHTAENVAKRFGVSREDQDRFAYESHQKAYAAQQAGKFDDEIVPVETKVWEIDEDGRPHEKAIRVTQDEGVRKDTTPEALATLRPAFSVGGTVTAGNASQMSDGAAAAVIMTAEKAQKLGLKPLATFKSFAVTGCDPAIMGIGPVGAIPKALKLAGLSLSDIDLFEINEAFASQCLQVIRSLDIDPSKVNVNGGAIALGHPLGCTGAKLTATLIHELRRRGGGYGVVSMCIGGGMGAAGVFEVHKP; encoded by the coding sequence ATGCGGGAAGCTGTGATTGTTTCAGTTGCACGCACGCCGGTCGGAAAAGCCAAGCGCGGAGTGTTTCGCCACACGCGCGTGGAAGATTTGGGGCGTCACGCGGTCAAGGCGGCGGTGGAGCGGGCCGAGGGGCTGGATCCGGCCGAGATCGAGGACGTCGTTCTCGGCTGCGCGATGCCCGAGGGCGAGCAGGGATTGAACGTGGCGCGCATCATTTCGCTGTACAGCGGGCTGCCGCAATCCGTGCCTGCGATGACCATCAATCGCTTTTGCTCGTCCGGACTTCAGGCCATCGCGATCGCGGCCGAGCGCGTGATGTTGGGGCACGCGGAAGTCGCCCTGGCAGGTGGCGTGGAGACGATGAGCCACGTGCCCATGAGTGGCTTCAAGCCGTCGCCTCACCCGGACATCCTGCTCGAGATGCCGGACATCTACATCTCGATGGGGCACACGGCGGAAAATGTCGCGAAGCGATTCGGCGTCAGCCGGGAAGATCAGGATCGCTTCGCCTACGAGAGCCATCAGAAGGCGTACGCCGCGCAGCAGGCGGGCAAATTCGACGACGAGATCGTCCCGGTGGAGACGAAGGTCTGGGAGATCGACGAGGACGGGCGGCCGCACGAGAAAGCGATTCGCGTGACGCAGGATGAGGGCGTGCGGAAAGACACCACGCCGGAGGCGCTCGCGACCCTGAGGCCGGCGTTCTCCGTGGGGGGCACGGTCACGGCGGGCAACGCGTCGCAGATGAGCGACGGCGCCGCAGCCGCCGTGATCATGACGGCCGAAAAGGCACAGAAGCTGGGACTGAAGCCCCTTGCGACGTTCAAGAGCTTCGCCGTCACGGGCTGCGATCCGGCCATTATGGGCATTGGGCCGGTGGGCGCGATTCCGAAGGCGCTGAAGCTCGCTGGTCTGTCGCTGTCGGACATCGATCTGTTTGAGATCAACGAGGCGTTTGCTTCCCAGTGCCTGCAGGTGATCCGCTCACTCGACATCGATCCGTCGAAGGTCAACGTGAACGGCGGCGCGATCGCCTTGGGGCACCCACTCGGGTGCACCGGCGCCAAGCTGACCGCCACGTTGATTCACGAGCTGCGCCGGCGCGGCGGCGGCTACGGCGTCGTGTCGATGTGCATCGGCGGCGGCATGGGCGCGGCCGGCGTGTTTGAAGTCCATAAGCCCTAA
- a CDS encoding 3-hydroxyacyl-CoA dehydrogenase/enoyl-CoA hydratase family protein codes for MRQIRRAAVIGSGVMGAQIAAHLANVGIPSLLLDLVPQQLTPEEEKRGLTLSHPAVRNRLATEAIRRLQKLSPAPLFRAEDAKLITPGNLEDDLHRIAEVDWVIEVIVESLEPKRQLLERIEAYWRDGMIVSTNTSGISINAMVEGRSEAFRRHFLGTHFFNPPRYMKLLEVIPGRDTDPAIVEFMREFGTERLGKGVVLAKDTPNFIANRIGTYGLLVTFEEMQKGGFTIEEVDAITGPALGRPKSATFRTLDLVGIDTFVHVADNVRQNVANDEERRAFEVPAAIQKLVERGWLGEKSGQGFYKRVKANGKRQILVLDLDTFEYREQKNVSSSALEASKQAKGAAGKARALVQGGDRYAELAWNIVKRVLVYSAEKLGEIADTIQDIDAAMRWGFNWDLGPFELWDALGLVETAERMKAEGLVLPQWVEAWIAEGHQRFYESSEGRITMPVNGKPEPIHVPAGVIDLAALKKGGKVIAQNTGASLIDLGDGVACLEFHSQNNAIGPDILSMIEKSVAIAEKDFAGLVIANQGKNFCVGANLVLILMAAQEGDWDEIDLSIRQFHRAMLALRYSQVPVVAAPHRMTLGGGVEVCLASSRVLPAAETYFGLVEVGVGVIPGGGGCKETARRVAESVGPDDDLVPALGRMFQAIGTAKVSTSGAEALDMGWLRETDRVVYNDDLRISAAKAEVLRMAETGYRAPVKAKAIRVAGRDGKAALQMAARGMWNGGYITDYDLHVAYKLAHVLAGGDVPANSLVSEDYLLDLEREAFLSLCGEAKTIQRMQHMLATGKPLRN; via the coding sequence ATGAGACAAATTCGCCGAGCTGCCGTCATTGGTTCCGGCGTGATGGGGGCGCAAATTGCCGCCCATCTCGCCAATGTGGGCATTCCCAGCCTGCTTCTCGATCTCGTTCCCCAGCAGCTGACGCCGGAGGAGGAGAAGCGCGGGCTGACGCTGAGCCATCCCGCCGTCCGCAATCGCCTGGCGACGGAGGCCATCCGCAGGCTTCAAAAGTTGAGCCCGGCGCCGCTGTTTCGCGCCGAGGATGCCAAGCTCATCACGCCTGGCAATTTGGAGGACGATCTGCACCGCATTGCGGAGGTCGACTGGGTCATCGAGGTGATCGTCGAGAGCCTCGAGCCCAAGCGCCAGCTGCTTGAGCGCATCGAGGCCTACTGGCGCGACGGGATGATCGTCAGCACGAATACGTCGGGCATTTCGATCAACGCGATGGTCGAGGGCCGCAGCGAGGCGTTTCGGCGCCATTTCCTTGGCACGCACTTCTTCAACCCGCCGCGTTACATGAAACTCCTCGAGGTCATTCCGGGCCGCGACACCGATCCGGCCATCGTCGAGTTCATGCGCGAGTTCGGCACGGAGCGCCTGGGCAAAGGCGTCGTGTTGGCGAAGGACACGCCCAACTTCATCGCCAACCGGATCGGAACCTACGGGCTCTTGGTGACCTTTGAAGAGATGCAAAAGGGCGGCTTCACGATTGAGGAGGTGGACGCCATCACCGGGCCGGCGCTGGGCCGCCCCAAGAGCGCGACCTTCCGTACCCTCGATCTCGTCGGGATCGACACGTTCGTGCACGTCGCCGACAACGTCCGCCAGAACGTCGCGAATGACGAAGAGCGGCGCGCGTTCGAGGTCCCCGCGGCAATTCAGAAGCTTGTCGAGCGCGGCTGGCTCGGCGAAAAGAGCGGACAAGGCTTTTACAAGCGCGTGAAAGCCAATGGCAAGCGCCAAATTCTCGTGCTCGATCTCGACACGTTCGAGTACCGGGAACAGAAGAACGTGTCGTCGTCGGCGCTTGAGGCATCGAAGCAAGCCAAAGGCGCGGCCGGCAAGGCGAGGGCCCTCGTTCAGGGCGGCGATCGCTATGCCGAGCTCGCGTGGAACATCGTCAAGCGCGTGCTGGTGTACTCCGCGGAGAAGCTCGGCGAGATCGCCGACACGATTCAGGATATCGACGCCGCGATGCGGTGGGGCTTCAACTGGGACCTTGGGCCGTTTGAGTTGTGGGATGCCCTCGGATTGGTCGAGACCGCCGAGCGGATGAAGGCGGAGGGGCTCGTCCTGCCTCAGTGGGTGGAAGCCTGGATTGCGGAGGGTCATCAGAGGTTCTACGAGTCTTCGGAAGGCCGCATCACCATGCCGGTGAACGGCAAGCCGGAGCCCATCCACGTGCCGGCGGGCGTGATCGACCTGGCGGCGCTAAAAAAGGGTGGCAAGGTCATCGCGCAGAACACGGGCGCGAGCCTCATCGATCTGGGCGACGGCGTGGCCTGCCTGGAGTTTCACTCTCAGAACAACGCCATTGGGCCTGACATCCTGTCGATGATCGAAAAGAGCGTGGCCATCGCCGAGAAGGATTTCGCGGGCCTGGTGATTGCAAATCAGGGCAAGAACTTCTGCGTCGGCGCCAACCTGGTGCTCATCTTGATGGCAGCGCAGGAGGGCGACTGGGACGAAATCGACCTTTCCATTCGCCAGTTCCACCGCGCGATGCTCGCGCTGCGGTACAGCCAGGTGCCTGTGGTGGCGGCGCCCCACCGCATGACGCTCGGAGGCGGTGTGGAAGTCTGCTTGGCCTCCTCTCGCGTGCTTCCGGCTGCGGAGACCTACTTCGGCCTTGTGGAAGTCGGCGTCGGCGTGATTCCGGGCGGTGGAGGCTGCAAGGAGACGGCCCGCCGGGTGGCCGAGTCCGTGGGCCCAGACGACGATCTCGTCCCTGCACTGGGCCGCATGTTCCAAGCGATCGGCACTGCCAAGGTCTCGACGAGCGGGGCGGAGGCTCTGGACATGGGCTGGCTGCGGGAGACGGATCGCGTCGTCTACAACGATGACCTGCGCATTTCCGCTGCGAAGGCCGAGGTGCTGCGCATGGCGGAGACGGGTTACCGCGCCCCCGTGAAGGCGAAGGCCATCCGCGTGGCGGGGCGCGACGGCAAGGCGGCGTTGCAGATGGCCGCGCGCGGAATGTGGAACGGCGGTTACATCACCGATTACGACCTGCACGTCGCCTACAAGCTGGCGCACGTGCTCGCAGGCGGAGATGTGCCGGCGAATTCGCTCGTGAGCGAGGACTACCTGCTGGATCTCGAGCGCGAGGCGTTCCTCAGCTTGTGCGGTGAAGCGAAGACCATCCAGCGCATGCAGCACATGCTCGCCACGGGGAAGCCGCTGCGCAACTGA
- a CDS encoding (Fe-S)-binding protein yields the protein MLLAINDIAFAAAVAYALYLFVTVVYRRYRYVMLGKPVALDPRPDFGEFFSQVFGQKKLFKDAKSGVMHFVMFYGFIVLQFGALDIIVKGLTLGHHIPYPAYETFSFTQEWVAILVLAATAYAAYRRYGERLKRLKRGFKPSIVLILIASLMICVLMDLSFERVWQQEPGAWWAPVSSLIASALWSVGPKGGEIGFYVFWWLHLMVLLTFLVYVPQSKHFHLMVAPINIWLHRKGAPGKLRPLNLEDENAESFGVGKVEDFERKQMIDFFACVECGRCTNSCPASNTGKPLSPMHLIVKMRDHLIEKGMAETGLKAFEPSFLLPKRDGLAHKMASGGEDLTFPENVVTDIEPTLHWQKEEWRLTEVDPRELSLIGDVITEEEIWACTTCRNCEDQCPVGNEHVDKIIDLRRYLVLMEGSMPKEAQRAMQNIERQGNPWGLSRKDRAQWMEGLDIPVPTVHENPDFEYLFFVGSMGSYDRRARKVTHAVVRLLHEAGVNFAVLGDEENGSGDTPRRLGNEMLFQQLAMENIATFQQYGVRKIVTACPHTFNTLKNEYPDFGLEGVEVYHHTQLLAKLVREGKLRPTHRLNERIVYHDACYLGRYNGVFDPPREILKSIPGVELVEMQRNRENAMCCGAGGGRMWIEENRGKRINLARTQQALATNPTVIGSACPYCLTMMEDGTKLTETDDRVKARDVAELLAASVFGEDLRQPTEDEEVQAG from the coding sequence GTGTTGTTAGCCATCAATGATATCGCCTTTGCGGCCGCGGTTGCGTACGCGCTGTACCTGTTTGTCACGGTCGTCTACCGGCGATATCGCTATGTCATGTTGGGGAAACCCGTTGCCTTGGATCCGCGCCCGGACTTCGGCGAATTTTTCTCGCAGGTCTTTGGGCAGAAAAAGCTGTTCAAGGACGCGAAAAGCGGTGTCATGCACTTCGTCATGTTCTACGGCTTTATCGTGCTGCAGTTCGGCGCCTTGGACATCATCGTGAAGGGCCTGACGCTCGGCCACCACATCCCCTACCCGGCATACGAGACCTTTTCGTTCACTCAGGAATGGGTGGCGATCTTGGTCCTGGCCGCGACGGCGTACGCGGCGTACCGCCGCTACGGTGAGCGCCTGAAGCGCCTCAAGCGGGGCTTCAAGCCGAGCATCGTCCTCATCTTGATTGCGAGCTTGATGATTTGCGTTCTCATGGATCTCTCCTTCGAGCGCGTGTGGCAACAGGAGCCCGGCGCTTGGTGGGCACCTGTGTCCTCTCTCATCGCATCTGCCCTTTGGAGCGTGGGCCCGAAAGGCGGGGAGATCGGGTTCTACGTCTTCTGGTGGCTGCATTTGATGGTGTTGCTGACGTTTTTGGTGTACGTGCCGCAGTCGAAACACTTTCACCTCATGGTCGCGCCTATCAACATCTGGCTTCATCGGAAGGGCGCACCCGGCAAGCTGCGTCCGCTGAATCTGGAGGATGAAAACGCCGAGTCGTTCGGCGTGGGCAAGGTCGAAGACTTTGAGCGCAAGCAGATGATCGATTTCTTCGCCTGCGTCGAGTGCGGGCGCTGCACGAACTCTTGCCCTGCATCCAACACAGGGAAACCGCTGTCGCCGATGCACCTCATCGTGAAGATGCGGGATCACCTGATTGAGAAGGGGATGGCGGAGACCGGTTTGAAGGCATTTGAGCCGAGTTTCCTTTTGCCGAAGCGAGACGGCCTGGCCCACAAGATGGCCTCTGGCGGCGAGGACCTCACGTTCCCTGAGAACGTCGTCACGGACATCGAACCGACGCTTCACTGGCAGAAGGAAGAGTGGCGGCTCACAGAGGTCGATCCGAGGGAGCTTTCCCTCATCGGGGATGTGATTACCGAAGAGGAGATCTGGGCCTGCACGACCTGTCGCAACTGCGAGGATCAGTGTCCTGTCGGCAATGAACATGTGGATAAAATCATCGATCTTCGCCGTTACCTGGTGTTGATGGAAGGCAGCATGCCGAAAGAGGCACAGCGCGCGATGCAGAACATCGAGCGTCAGGGGAATCCATGGGGTCTGAGCCGCAAGGACAGGGCCCAATGGATGGAGGGCCTGGATATCCCGGTTCCCACGGTGCACGAAAACCCTGATTTTGAGTACCTCTTCTTCGTGGGTTCCATGGGCTCGTACGACCGGCGGGCGCGCAAGGTCACGCATGCCGTGGTGCGGTTGTTGCACGAGGCGGGCGTGAACTTCGCGGTGCTCGGCGACGAGGAAAACGGTTCGGGTGATACGCCGCGTCGCCTTGGCAACGAGATGCTGTTCCAGCAGCTCGCCATGGAGAACATCGCGACGTTTCAACAATACGGGGTGCGCAAGATTGTGACCGCGTGCCCGCACACCTTCAACACGCTCAAAAACGAGTATCCGGACTTCGGGCTCGAGGGCGTGGAGGTGTATCACCACACGCAGTTGCTCGCGAAGTTGGTTCGTGAAGGCAAGCTCCGGCCGACACATCGCCTGAACGAGCGGATCGTGTACCACGACGCGTGCTATCTCGGGCGCTACAACGGCGTCTTCGACCCGCCGCGCGAGATCTTGAAGTCCATCCCAGGGGTGGAGCTCGTGGAGATGCAGCGCAACCGCGAAAACGCGATGTGCTGTGGCGCCGGCGGAGGGCGCATGTGGATCGAGGAAAATCGCGGCAAGCGAATCAACCTCGCGCGCACGCAACAGGCGCTTGCCACGAATCCCACCGTCATCGGAAGCGCGTGCCCGTACTGCCTGACGATGATGGAGGATGGCACGAAGCTCACCGAGACGGACGATCGCGTCAAAGCGCGCGATGTCGCCGAGCTGCTCGCAGCGTCGGTCTTCGGAGAAGACCTTCGCCAGCCGACCGAAGATGAGGAGGTTCAAGCCGGATGA
- a CDS encoding TetR/AcrR family transcriptional regulator — protein sequence MTSGLAEKRREKYEAILKAALKVFAEHGFFNSQVSKIAREAGVADGTIYLYFKNKEDILISLFREKLGSLVRKFHEHVHEDDRADDAIRKICELHFTELEKDVQLAKVTQLELRQSSRELHSEISNALKPYIQLIEDVLVRGIEQGIFRRDLDVKLTRLLIFGAMDEVVSSWLISGRRYSLSAQVDKTVDFFLRGLRA from the coding sequence ATGACAAGTGGATTGGCGGAGAAAAGGAGAGAAAAGTACGAAGCAATTCTCAAAGCGGCGCTGAAAGTGTTTGCAGAACACGGATTTTTCAACTCTCAGGTTTCCAAAATCGCCCGCGAAGCAGGCGTGGCGGACGGGACCATTTATCTGTACTTTAAAAACAAGGAGGACATTTTGATCTCGCTGTTTCGGGAGAAGCTTGGGAGCCTCGTGCGCAAGTTTCACGAACACGTGCACGAGGATGATCGCGCAGACGACGCCATTCGCAAAATCTGCGAGCTTCATTTCACCGAACTCGAGAAAGATGTTCAACTTGCCAAAGTCACGCAGCTGGAGCTGCGCCAGAGTTCGCGCGAACTGCACAGCGAAATCAGCAACGCGCTCAAGCCTTACATTCAGCTGATTGAAGATGTGCTCGTTCGGGGCATCGAACAAGGCATTTTTCGGCGCGACCTGGACGTCAAGCTCACGCGGCTGCTGATCTTTGGGGCCATGGACGAAGTGGTATCGTCCTGGCTCATCTCGGGCCGACGATATTCTCTGTCCGCCCAGGTCGACAAAACCGTCGACTTTTTCCTGCGAGGTCTGCGCGCCTGA